The following are encoded together in the Parabacteroides chongii genome:
- a CDS encoding PepSY-like domain-containing protein yields MNIRSIFLSLFAVLGLFLASCDNNDDDHKNAIEPTEPVMQAFNKKYPNASNPIFTIEGNYYVAEFTNNGVSTEAWLTEQGKWMMDKADTPFNQLPEAVTAAFDNGLYAGWKVDDSYTINRDSMTVVYKIDAEKGNSDMDLYYSLYGNLIKAVNDEGNEDAPIVIPAEVHTLMAFTFATCDLLDIQSNADGYILNMLDGKVYKIAQLNKNYLWQSTSYQIAEQDVPEIIMDSFQSTGYAGDTIESILVKIDANGTFYTFTVDHNGQSTEVTFDAIGNIVQ; encoded by the coding sequence ATGAACATCAGGTCAATCTTTCTATCCCTTTTCGCCGTTTTGGGATTATTTCTCGCCAGTTGCGACAATAACGACGACGATCACAAAAATGCAATCGAACCGACCGAACCGGTCATGCAGGCTTTCAACAAGAAATATCCGAATGCCTCCAACCCGATCTTTACGATAGAGGGTAATTACTACGTAGCGGAATTCACGAACAACGGTGTCTCTACCGAAGCGTGGCTGACCGAACAGGGCAAGTGGATGATGGACAAAGCGGATACGCCTTTCAACCAGCTTCCGGAAGCGGTGACCGCCGCATTCGATAACGGACTTTATGCCGGTTGGAAAGTCGATGATTCTTATACGATCAACCGGGATAGCATGACGGTCGTTTATAAGATCGATGCCGAAAAAGGGAACAGCGATATGGATCTGTATTACTCCCTGTACGGCAATCTTATCAAGGCTGTAAATGATGAAGGGAATGAGGATGCCCCGATCGTGATACCGGCAGAGGTACATACGTTGATGGCATTCACCTTTGCAACCTGCGACTTGCTGGATATACAGAGTAATGCCGACGGGTATATCCTGAATATGCTGGATGGAAAGGTGTACAAGATTGCTCAGTTGAATAAGAATTATTTATGGCAAAGTACTTCCTACCAGATCGCGGAGCAGGATGTACCTGAGATCATCATGGATAGTTTCCAATCTACGGGCTACGCCGGAGACACGATTGAATCGATCCTGGTAAAGATCGATGCAAACGGCACATTCTATACCTTTACCGTCGATCACAACGGGCAGAGCACGGAGGTTACGTTCGATGCGATCGGAAATATCGTACAATAA